tttcaattcactatcaaagtaccaaaatacTCACCTCAACCACTTACCACATGCTTTAaaacaaaatataacaattaactaCTAGGTTTGGTTATACAAATATAAACCGTGGATTTTGAGCTATTTGACGTCGAtttatccttcccctttttaGTCGAGAATCCTAATATGACGTTAGCTactgaattaaaataattaaaatacatcaatacaacacaattcaatttcacattgaatatttcaattttactcaatatttgcttaaatttcaatttagtccctaaactagaataatttttatttttcacatttaatcctatatttttatactaatttcactttaagCTAAATTTAACTCACTATTTTTGgccttttgaattttaaaattttcacaatttagtccctattactcaaaatttacaatttgttcCACAATTTAAACCTTTTCCATTTccaacttaaaaatctatcaatttaatctttaaaacTAAAGCTATTCAATAATAACAACATCTAAAATCTTAATTAAtcctaaaatttcaacatgggtcgaATAGCTCTAAacatcgggattccaaaaatataaaaattacaagaaaatggctaaattgactaaccaattttGAATTTGAACCTTAAAGTCTCTAGGTTTGCTATCGATGACCcttctttagtccctttaattatttttagaccATAATTCAACTTCTACCttatacgcgatttagtctttatacttaaTAACTCTTAATTCATACAAATTCACTTAACCGAAATCATTTCTTTAGTCCGATTTACGAGAACGGAgtcccgaaaatacacttttcaaCACCCCTGACTATAAGGCGGTTACACATGTAGGCTAAACATGGTAAGTGGTAAGGTGGGTTGGTCAATTGTTCAAGGGTCTTAAAACGTGACTAATTGAATGTGTAAGTGCTACAAAGGTTAAGCTGATTGTATGATTGCTGAAATTGGTTGATTTGTATTGTTACTACTTATCTTGTAGCATGCTGATTGTTATTGTTTATTGGCTGCATGTTATACTTGTATCACACCTTAAAACGTGatttttttgtatatatatacattgtTTATTATGTTTAAAACTCACAATAAGCTTTTAAAAGCTCACCCCATAGTTTTATCCTTATAGAGAATCCTCAAAGTTAGGATCGAACACGACATACAAATGTCTCATCTCGATTTTATTTAATAAAGtaaatttaagttttaatttattttatatggtTTTTAGGATTGTAATTTTGTTCATTTTAGACCGCAACATGGGTTTGTTTATAATTGGGATTTTGCATCATGGAATTTTGTTAAAGATTGAACAATTCTAATAACTAGCTTAATATTGCATAAGACACGaattttcatttaaaactaaAGGCTTTACTTTTTTTGCTGCATAATAATGAAATTGGAGTTTTAAAAGTCAAATTGAGGAAATTAACTAAGTTTTTATCAAATGTCACAACATTTATTAAATTGGACTTTAAATTTAATTGATTTACAaacgtttttattattattatttacaacCACCTTgagttttttaaaagaaaaagataaattaataattatgaaACTGAACGGTTTTACTAGGCCATTTCAGTGGCCAATGTAGCCTCCAAAATTCGGCTATAACTTCTAGGTCAGGTTAAAGAGGTTACAAACTGTTGCTACATATCATACTTAATTTTAAAGAAGTAAAAACTACTCATATTCCCTTTTTACAATTAATTCCCATTTTCTATATAGCAATTGTTGGTTATGAGAATTTACAACTATTTTACCATCAACTAATATCTCTAACTAATCTTTGCAAATAAACTCTaaaattgtctttggactttCAAGAATCAACCATTCTAAAGTTATTATTTTTGCCACTGCATGGATGATGAGCTTTCCAATAACAAAATGTATCATTCCCAACAATTTCATCTTAAAATATGTATCTTGTGCAAGGAAAGTGCACTCAACTTATGAAACAACAAACAAATGAAAAGTAAGCCAAAAGGGACATAAAGACAAAACAATAATTTCCTCTAACCTTGTGTTCTTATTATTCTCTGTCTAATAATTCTTTCCTACTCAATTCGCTAGTTGAGAGCAACAGTGCTAGCAActaaataaagaaatggaaacaCAATAATTTATAGTGTTACATTACTAGTAAGAGGAACAATCTTATGGTTTATGAGACAATGTTACATTGTTTATTGGGGATACACCAAAAGGGTGAGAGGTGAATTGATGTTTTAAAAGATTAAAGAAAATGGTAAATAAgaaatacataataatttatagTGGTTTGTCCCCAATTGCTTACCTCCACTATATTAGCTTACCataattaaggatttttctaaactTATCAATTTGTAACCTTTTGAGGATAATGTTTAACCTTTACAATCACTATCTAAACAAAATAGAGTCGCTTTGCTTAAGGTTTTCTATCCATAACCTCAAGAAACCttcacaaaataataaataataagaattATCAAAGACACCTTTGAAATGTTGATATTACAATGATCAAGGTCACTTAATAACTATACAACACTTGAAAGATTGAAAGAAATTTCTCCATAAATGTGTGTATAAAGAACAATGAGAATAACTTAAGTAAATATTGGATTTGTATGCAATTAACTTTGCAAACTTCTTTCTTGTTTTTAATGTGGAGCCCTTGACTTGTATTGATGTCTTCTAACTACAATGGAACATTTGGAGACGTTAGGCTTGGTTAGAGCTGTTGTAGCAATAAATTTGAGTATTAATTGCAGTCTTAGGAACTAGTTGTATTGATAGAAACCTTTAAAAGTGTAACCATTGGAGCTCATTATATCACTATAAATGGGCTTGTATCGACACATGTCTCAGGGTTTCAAAATAAGGGGACTTCTAGTAATACACCTTAACATTTGTATCGATAGAAGGTGGAGGGGAATTCTTAAAGGCTCACTGTTAACCTTGTATCGGTAAAAGTCTAGTTGTATTGGTACACTGACTCCTTTGTATAGATAGAAGTTCGTAGAAGTCTTTGGGGGTGCGTATTGAACTTACTTGTATCAATACAAGTCTATCAAATATTATAAAATGGATTTTGAAAGGATATTATTAAAGTATTTTTAAGAGATTAATCTCGTTGAATATACTTGGAAACATGTCAAAGTTTTTTTTATGAGTTTAAGAATacttgaaaataattttataatattttatcattAATCACAAATTTAACTTTGAGATACTTTATAATTGATTTTGTTATAccaaaacatttaaaaaaaaagattaacAAAGTTAAATGAGAGACCTATTGAGTATCTCTTGGACGTCGAAGCGTGCCAACTTGATTTTATTGTTTGCTAGTTTCAAGCTCACCAATGttaataaattttgatatatgagATGCCTAAGTATCTCTTAATTATTCATGTCATTTACTTGAATTATGataaagaaatataaataaaagattGATTCATATGAATAACTTATTTGGATGCAACCGCGAAAGTTATTATGAACAAGGCTGTAAACATAGTAGTCAAAAAGACTATGTTAGAGATTAAAGCTTGCAATTCACTCATTCACCTCGTATATTACTTGCACCATCATATACTTTACCTAAAATttctttatattaaaataattgtgtgaaagAACGTCATAAGTTTTTTTCTTTAAAGCCAATAACATAGTCTCTTTTACTAAATCAACAAGTTGATATTGTGTCGAACCTTCTTTATTAATGAACCTCAACATAATTTCCATTTGTTCTATCTTTGATTCATTACAAACTTTATTCattataatcaaaattttaaaatctctaATCCCTTCTTGAACAAATCTTTGAATTTTActtgtaaaaataaaaagaatgtaTTTTTGAACATTCTTAATATATAATGCATTTTAGGAGCATTTTCTAAGACAATTGCCTCTCAACCTTTTATTATCCGCGTGGAACTATTTTAGCTAGTATACCAAATcaactaataattttaaaaattcaaaaataaaaaaatattttatgttccaaataaaagaataagatcaaattgaataaatatgtaaAGATTGAAAACTGAATTAATTATTATATCTTATATATAAAAGATCAAAATAAGCATTAAACAACATAATTTTAAGTTTAGCAGAGAGACTATTTTGCTTTTTCATTTAACCTACATAGACCATTTTGTCTATTTTTTCAGTAAAAAACCAAAATGTAACTTTGGATATAGTACAGGGACTATTATGATGCTTTTAcccaaaataaaatgtaaaaaaaggGTGATTCTTTTATCTAACGGGTCCTTGCGTGACATAATCAGTTCAGCAAACCCGAGGCAGTTACGTTGTATTTCTCCTCACGAAATAAAGGGGCCCCGCGGGGTGCCTGAGTTATACAGCTGGACAGGTCAAAGGTCAAACCACAATATTTCACAGCGTAAACCTAACACCTCTTGATTGAAATAATATCTACAGCGTGCAACAAGATTTCCATATAATCGGCCACACCCTAACATCTCCTACATAGTTTTATTGATTTTTTCGCCTATCTTGCTCGGCCCCCTATCCCCTCTCTAAAATTCGAAACCCTAAAAAAGGTTCTCTTCGAAAATCTCCGTCTCGGAACAACCTGTCTTCACGCAGGTAAAAACCCTAATTCATGAATTTATTTCCTAAATAAATACATCAGTCCCTTTCTTATTTAAATGCTAATTGAACTCTCAAGATTTATTGTTGTCTTCTGTATTTATTAGGAAAGTGAAAAGATGAGTAGCCGTTCCAGCAGGACTCTTTACGTTGGAAATCTTCCCGGTGATGTTCGCGAGAGGGAAGTGGAAGATTTGTTTTATAAGGTCAATAACCTTTCAGCTTTTCATTTTCTGTATTTGTTTTTCTTTGCAATATCACCTTGAACTCGTCATTGCAAGACACGTTAGTCTTTCTGTTTTCTCGTTAAGTACTTAATTGGTAGTAGGTTTGGAGCAAACAAGTTGTTTGCCTGGAACTTTGAACTCACAAATATAAGCGAATTTATGCTTTGAATTCCGTGATTAGGGTTAAATCTTTCTGGCATATCGAATGTTAAGAATTGAAATTATAGAGTAAAGATTGCTAAAACAAGTATACAGATAGAGAAAATCGATGGGAGAAAAAGATGCTATTGTACAAATTTCACCTTTAATCCTTGGTTTCCTAGATCCACAGAAGCCTAAATGTGGTTGTACCCGTACTTTGTTTATggtatgtatatattcttatatGACTATGCCAGTGAGATTAAGGTTTACTCTAGTTAAATTTATGCTGTGAACCACGGTTTGGTCTAATTGATATGGGTTTCACTGACTCTTGGTATGCTTTTCTTAGACTTTGGATTGTCTCTCAGCTTGTACTCTGCTTTTTGCTCGTTTTGTTGCAGTATGGTCCCATAGCTCAAATTGACTTGAAGATTCCACCAAGGCCTCCAGGTTATGCATTTGTTGAGGTGAGTTCAACCGTGCTGGCTTTTATTTTGCCAtcaaactatttatttattttttgtgagGGGGATATTATTGTTTTTAGGTTTTATTTCTTGTTGACTTCAAATTTTTCTTAGTTTGAAGAAGCTCGAGATGCTGAAGATGCCATTCGTGGTCGTGATGGATATGACTTTGGAGGGCATCGTTTACGGGTTAGTTGCCTTTCTTGCATGTTTAGGTTTTATTAGCATCCATCGATTTTGTAATCAACTTGGCATTCTAGGCTATCTTCTGAAGTGTTTTTCTCATTTACAGGTTGAACTTGCTCATGGTGGTCGTGGGCGCTCTTCCATAGATCGTCACAGCAGTTATAGTAGTGGGCGTGGACGTGGACCATCCAGGCGTTCTGAATATCGCGGTTTAAATCTATCTGATGCTCTTTATAAACCTTAGTTACAAACAAGTAGGCTGCTTATGATTTATCTGGATTGCTATGATGTGCAGTGCTAGTTACTGGATTGCCATCTTCTGCTTCATGGCAGGACCTCAAGGTAAAAGCTGTTTTTGGTACTTTTGTCACACTGAAATAAACCAATAACATGAAAAATAGAACTGACAAAAAATCTTCGCCATGGGACGTATTTTTTCTTAGGATCACATGCGTCGAGCAGGAGATGTTTGTTTTTCTCAAGTTTTCCGTGATGGTAGTGGTAAGACATGTTTGATGTTGACTCATCGTTTAGCTATTATATAAAATATCAGTTAAAATTAGTAATTTTTCAATTGAATTGATTGGGTGGAGACTATATAACTGTAGATTTACTGACATGATTGTGTCTTTTGTTTTTCAGGGACTACAGGGATTGTGGACTACACCAACTATGATGATATGAAGTATGCTGTAAGTTACCTTTTTCCTTCCAACCCTTTTTAAAGGCCTTGTTTAACTTAGCTACTGTCATTGTGTAATATGTACAAAAGCTCATGGTCCTTTCTTGCAGATTAAGAAACTCGATGACTCTGAGTTTCGTAATGCATTTTCTCGGGCATATGTTCGGGTATATGATCTCAACATAGCTTACTTGACAtgcttttttttatgttattcctCCTTTTGCTTTTGTTACATTTCATTTTGCTTACTAGACTTGCTGCCTTTAGGTTAAGGAATATGATTCTAGGCGGGATTCCTCTAGAAGCCCTAGTCGTGGCCGATCTCTCTCAAGAAGCCGAAGCCGAAGTAGAAGCCGAAGCAAAAGCCGTGGTCGGAGCTATAGCCGAAGCAAGAGCCGCAGGTTTTTCTTAATTCTTTTGCattatgaaaatttatttaagGCTTAAGCATTGCATATTAACCTTGCATGTGTGAAGCAGCAAGTCTCCAAAGGCAAAGCCTTCGCGCAAGTCACCTGAAAAGTCTAGATCAAGGTCTCCTCGTTCCCGCTCTGCATCAAGGTCTCGCTCTTTGTCAAGGTACACTTGCTTCTCCCTTCACATTGAGTGTCTTTGTTGTAATTAGGATAATGCTACTCGTTATTGTTAGTTGCTGGCAATTGGTTTTACAGATAATTTCCTATATTATATGCTTGTGGTCATGGGAAATGGATCAAACTTGTTGACCTTGCAGTTGATTTTTGGTTACATTTGAAGATTTGTCCGTTAAAATGATTCCTCAACTTAGACAAGAGCAGGATTTGTCAATTGTTAGTTATGGCCATTTTGAATTCTGAAATTGAAAGATGCATGCAACTAGTGCAGTTTTTCTGGAGCCGAACTAATTTATTTTtgataaatgaatatatatagTTGCTAATTTTGATGGAATTACctcttatatattattattgccaTTGCTTGTTTCTAATTTTGTTTACGGCTGATCTTTTCTCCTCACTTCCCCAGCAGATAcagaattttctttttaaatctagaCGTAGCAAATCACACGGTCTGAAGTGATTGACCCTATTTTAAATCCTAAAACTTCCGAATTGCTATTGAAAGCTAATTAGTTTTGTTTCTGCTACACTTAGTTTATTCTATGAGGTAAGGGAATATATTGGAGATGCTTGTGCTCTTCATTCACGGATTCTTCTCGGGGTATCAATGATTAGTAACTAGAACTTTTGGACTAAACTTCTCTCTTGTGGTTGTCAAAATGAACTTGTGCTGTTGAGTTGCATGCTTTCCTCATCCAGAAGACGGGCTATATGAGAAATTGGGTCCGGACTGTATCCCGCATTTGAACTTCACCCACTTTTTTTCTGTTGTCATGAAAATTGCCTTGTTTTCTTTTTAGATATGGATATATGCAGCAAACTGGGGATTG
This is a stretch of genomic DNA from Gossypium arboreum isolate Shixiya-1 chromosome 11, ASM2569848v2, whole genome shotgun sequence. It encodes these proteins:
- the LOC108473790 gene encoding serine/arginine-rich-splicing factor SR34, which encodes MSSRSSRTLYVGNLPGDVREREVEDLFYKYGPIAQIDLKIPPRPPGYAFVEFEEARDAEDAIRGRDGYDFGGHRLRVELAHGGRGRSSIDRHSSYSSGRGRGPSRRSEYRVLVTGLPSSASWQDLKDHMRRAGDVCFSQVFRDGSGTTGIVDYTNYDDMKYAIKKLDDSEFRNAFSRAYVRVKEYDSRRDSSRSPSRGRSLSRSRSRSRSRSKSRGRSYSRSKSRSKSPKAKPSRKSPEKSRSRSPRSRSASRSRSLSRSPSRSRSPLPSRQKGRSKSPKRRSVSRSPSGSRSRSRSRSKSVSGS